The following are encoded together in the Tripterygium wilfordii isolate XIE 37 chromosome 3, ASM1340144v1, whole genome shotgun sequence genome:
- the LOC119989095 gene encoding protein BUD31 homolog 2 — protein sequence MPKVKTNRVKYPEGWELIEPTLRELQAKMREAENDTHDGKRKCETLWPIFKIAHQKSRYIFDLYHRRNEISKELYEFCLDQGYADKNLIAKWKKPGYERLCCLRCMQPRDHNFATTCVCRVPKHLREEKVIECVHCGCRGCASGD from the exons ATGCCGAAGGTTAAAACAAACCGTGTAAAGTACCCAGAAGGCTGGGAGTTGATTGAGCCTACTCTTCGTGAATTACAAGCAAAAATGAGAGAAG CGGAGAATGATACTCATGATGGTAAGAGAAAATGTGAGACATTGTGGCCTATTTTCAAAATAGCCCATCAGAAGAGCCGCTACATATTTGATCTTTATCACCGGAGAAACGAAATATCTAAGGAGTTATATGAGTTCTGTTTGGATCAAGGATATGCGGACAAAAACCTTATTGCAAAGTGGAAGAAG CCGGGTTATGAACGTTTGTGCTGCTTACGGTGCATGCAACCACGGGATCACAACTTTGCAACTACATGTGTCTGTCGTGTGCCCAAGCACCTAAGGGAGGAGAAGGTTATAGAGTGTGTCCATTGCGGTTGTAGGGGTTGCGCTAGCGGAGATTAA